A window of the Bactrocera neohumeralis isolate Rockhampton unplaced genomic scaffold, APGP_CSIRO_Bneo_wtdbg2-racon-allhic-juicebox.fasta_v2 cluster09, whole genome shotgun sequence genome harbors these coding sequences:
- the LOC126764046 gene encoding YTH domain-containing family protein isoform X2, whose protein sequence is MKLRMKIYQLLVTKMHSSMQFQYPPFNIKESPHVSWNNQKPRKQNSFDSVKKNGKTGSFNHTKRDDFQSNSWGNQKKGKNMNDNPSNINRAIRTENMYTMGKFENKAIISAPNEDKKTVTTASVVPKKTTWASIASQPAKSALRTNLSTLNHKKKGPGMPPPPMVPGKHNLDVNTWELPNNNPPPVPSPPPSTDKSFIEVDPNYTVGVGCDYEIEEKADRSHKGSQYIREENKLNYNNSNYGRARTSPINNSRKNWSLQILEQNNRGPGNTNLGHVRRSDNNIANCGYQSRFTERKNYTRLTEQESTIKDIAERSIDSCQNVDEITTEVSNAVLEKLYDKNNYNPLEIDLNIATSARFFVIKSYSEDDIHRSIKYEIWCSTDHGNKRLDDAFKERQKEGGQVLLFFSVNGSGHFCGMAQMITAVDYNSTSSVWSQDKWKGKFKVKWIYVKDVPNLKLRHIRLENNDNKSVTNSRDTQEVPNAKGIEVLQILHCYKHSTSIFDDFYHYEKKQEEEVSKKPTSYDSVTTTPLISRHYSRQSDDRDRERDIRVTGGSQKFFTSGTASFRERNNSYRGNFHNFNEQRRNESHKMNLSSDSQQKERDERADTDVDRDNNEYGCRYGSKLDYIQRSKHNRERDLCEKETRYRSSAKETLKDNEYGY, encoded by the exons actCCGTTAAAAAGAATGGTAAAACAGGTAGTTTTAACCATACGAAAAGAGATGACTTTCAGTCAAATTCATGGGGGAATcagaaaaaagggaaaaatatgAACGACAATCCTTCAAACATTAACAGG gCCATCAGAacagaaaatatgtatacaatggGTAAATTCGAGAACAAAGCGATTATAAGTGCTCCGAATGAGGATAAGAAAACAGTTACCACAGCTTCTGTTGTACCCAAAAAAACGACTTGGGCGTCAATCGCTTCGCAGCCAGCCAAATCGGCTCTAAGG ACCAATCTTTCAAcattaaatcataaaaaaaaagggCCAGGCATGCCTCCACCGCCAATGGTACCGGGAAAACATAACTTGGATGTTAATACGTGGGAATTGCCAAACAACAATCCTCCTCCTGTACCATCTCCACCTCCGTCGACTGATAAATCATTTATTGAAGTTGATCCCAATTATACAGTTGGAGTTGGATGTGATTATGAAATAGAAGAGAAGGCCGACAGAAGTCACAAAGGGAGTCAATATATTCGCGAAGAAAATAAACTGAATTACAATAATAGTAATTATGGACGCGCGCGAACTTCACCTATAAATAATTCGCGTAAGAACTGGTCTTTACAGATCTTGGAACAAAATAATCGGGGGCCTGGAAATACAAACTTAGGTCATGTTCGTCGATCCGATAATAATATTGCAAATTGTGGTTATCAAAGTCGATTCACGGAACGTAAAAACTATACTCGTTTAACGGAACAAGAATCTACTATAAAAGATATTGCTGAACGAAGTATTGATTCATGCCAGAATGTTGACGAAATAACTACAGAAGTTTCAAATGCAGTGCTTGAAAAACTATAtgataaaaacaattataatccCTTGGAAATTGACTTGAATATTGCAACTTCAGCTAG ATTCTTTGTTATTAAATCATATTCCGAAGATGATATTCATCGAAGTATAAAGTATGAAATTTGGTGTTCAACTGATCATGGCAACAAGCGACTTGATGATGCTTTCAAAGAACGTCAAAAGGAGGGTGGGCAAGTTCTTCTCTTCTTTTCTGTAAATGGTTCCGGTCATTTCTGTGGAATGGCTCAAATGATTACCGCTGTTGACTATAATTCTACATCAAGCGTATGGTCTCAAGATAAGTGGAAAGGAAAGTTCAAAGTGAAGTGGATTTACGTGAAGGATGTTCCGAACCTTAAATTAAGGCACATACGTCTAGAAAACAATGACAATAAATCTGTTACAAACTCACGCGACACTCAAGAGGTGCCTAATGCTAAAGGTATCGAAGTTCTTCAAATACTCCACTGTTATAAGCATTCTACATCCATTTTTGACGACTTTTACcattatgaaaaaaaacaagaagaggAAGTTTCAAAGAAGCCAACTTCTTACGATAGTGTAACAACGACTCCACTTATAAGCAGACATTATAGTCGCCAAAGTGATGATCGTGATAGGGAAAGAGATATTCGAGTAACTGGTGGgtctcaaaaatttttcactAGTGGTACCGCCAGTTTTCGTGAACGAAATAATTCTTATCGAGGAAATTTCCATAACTTTAATGAACAGCGTCGAAATGAAAGCCATAAAATGAACTTATCTTCAGATTCACAGCAAAAAGAAAGAGATGAAAGAGCTGATACTGATGTAGATAGGGATAATAATGAATATGGATGTCGATATGGCTCTAAGCTCGATTATATTCAACGTTCCAAGCACAACAGGGAACGTGatttatgtgaaaaagaaacaaGATATCGGTCCTCAGCTAAAGAAACGCTAAAA gacAACGAATATGGCTATTGA